In a genomic window of Roseiflexus castenholzii DSM 13941:
- a CDS encoding tetratricopeptide repeat protein, translating to MTDESTPAFHRRVAEELEARYGSDPRAPAGWREIQTWHWEQAGAYTSAIETALTITETRITRLDFGGARQWTERVLTLLERIDVKDRHPYELRACALALAVLEFGGQYREGLEYARRMLRAAQRLNNTEAEARALLGVGRMQRELGQLAQSEAALQSVRSLASRDDLSDLEAEARLHLAKVHQLQGRHLEALQELQLAREEHENDDDKLKLARVLTGIGDVYRVLGAHQEALTFYTRALSLEQGRGSLIGQAILKDKLALVLLNQQKPSDALVSAEESLDLRRRINDVVGQARSYIVIGAVMSRLGRHEQAMESYRRAYELQELTQNPRGQCIALIHLGDAACALRQPQAALLHYERALALARRDRDQIGIARALERLGDLHYAQEQSVQALARWNEALRIRETLRHVDEADALRNRIRAIQPAE from the coding sequence GTGACAGACGAAAGCACACCTGCATTTCACCGGCGCGTCGCCGAAGAACTTGAAGCGCGTTACGGCAGCGACCCTCGCGCACCCGCAGGATGGCGCGAAATCCAGACCTGGCACTGGGAGCAGGCTGGCGCCTATACGTCTGCCATCGAAACGGCGCTGACAATCACGGAGACACGCATCACACGACTCGACTTTGGCGGCGCGCGTCAATGGACGGAGCGGGTGTTGACGCTGCTCGAGCGCATTGACGTGAAGGATCGGCATCCATACGAACTGCGCGCCTGCGCCCTGGCGCTGGCAGTGCTCGAATTTGGCGGTCAGTATCGTGAAGGGCTTGAATATGCCCGCCGGATGCTACGGGCGGCGCAGCGCCTCAACAATACCGAGGCAGAGGCGCGCGCCCTGCTCGGAGTCGGTCGAATGCAGCGCGAACTTGGACAACTGGCTCAGTCGGAAGCAGCGTTGCAAAGCGTCCGCAGTCTTGCCTCACGCGATGATTTGAGCGACCTCGAAGCCGAAGCCCGTCTGCACCTGGCAAAAGTGCATCAGTTGCAGGGGCGGCACCTGGAGGCGCTTCAGGAGTTGCAACTGGCGCGCGAAGAACACGAAAACGACGACGATAAATTGAAACTGGCGCGGGTGCTCACCGGCATCGGTGATGTCTATCGCGTCCTGGGAGCACACCAGGAGGCGCTCACGTTCTACACCCGCGCGCTGAGCCTGGAACAGGGGCGCGGCAGTCTGATCGGACAGGCGATTCTGAAAGATAAACTCGCACTGGTGCTGCTCAATCAACAGAAACCATCCGATGCACTGGTCTCAGCCGAGGAAAGCCTCGATCTGCGTCGGCGGATCAACGATGTCGTTGGTCAGGCGCGTTCGTACATCGTCATTGGCGCCGTGATGAGCCGGCTGGGGCGCCATGAACAGGCGATGGAGTCCTACCGGCGCGCCTATGAATTGCAGGAGTTGACGCAAAATCCGCGTGGGCAGTGCATTGCCCTGATCCATCTTGGCGATGCTGCGTGTGCATTGCGTCAACCACAGGCGGCGTTGCTGCACTATGAACGAGCGCTTGCCCTGGCGCGCCGCGATCGGGATCAGATTGGCATCGCGCGCGCGCTCGAGCGGCTCGGCGATTTGCACTATGCTCAGGAACAATCGGTGCAGGCGCTGGCGCGCTGGAATGAAGCGCTTCGGATACGTGAGACGCTGCGCCATGTTGATGAAGCGGATGCATTGCGCAATCGCATTCGTGCAATACAGCCAGCGGAATGA
- the murC gene encoding UDP-N-acetylmuramate--L-alanine ligase → MHYHIVGIAGAGMSAIAHILLDQGHTVSGSDLQQNTLTAALEQRGARIRYGHEPAFVGDADRLVATSAVQDEHIELVEARKRGIPVLRRADLWREWSHGRQVVAVAGTHGKTTTTALIALMLTRAGIAPGFLIGGETPDLGVNARWGNPAAPLVVEADEYDRTFLALTPDIAIITNVEWEHVDIYPSPDEYEAAFRTFARQVAHPQRLIVCGDNAGARRVVGHPDAQQYGIEEAIARNPASCRLALMDWMAANVRYDGSMTHFDLWRYDRRTCGTRLEGMYTMRLVGDHNVQNALAAIAAATTLGIDRTAIGAALAEYRGARRRFDIKGEVNGITVIDDYAHHPTEVRATLAAARARFPQHRIVVYLQPHTFSRTYAMLDNWTHAFDAADIVRIGDVYPARETGEPRAAARALAGRIAHPDVEVVGDVATATATITALLQPGDLLLTLGAGDGYRVGEMALLALGQADDQSESSET, encoded by the coding sequence ATGCACTATCATATCGTTGGCATTGCAGGCGCAGGAATGAGCGCCATTGCCCATATCCTGCTGGATCAGGGGCACACGGTAAGCGGTTCGGATCTCCAGCAGAACACGCTCACGGCTGCGCTCGAGCAGCGTGGCGCCCGCATCCGGTACGGACACGAACCTGCCTTTGTTGGAGATGCCGACCGGTTGGTGGCGACATCCGCCGTTCAGGATGAGCATATCGAACTGGTTGAAGCGCGCAAACGCGGCATTCCAGTGCTCCGGCGCGCCGATCTCTGGCGCGAGTGGTCGCATGGGCGGCAGGTTGTGGCGGTGGCCGGCACGCACGGCAAAACAACGACGACGGCGCTGATTGCGCTCATGCTGACTCGCGCCGGTATCGCCCCTGGTTTCCTGATCGGCGGAGAAACCCCCGATCTCGGCGTCAATGCTCGCTGGGGCAACCCTGCTGCGCCGCTCGTGGTTGAAGCCGATGAATATGATCGAACGTTTCTGGCGCTCACGCCTGATATCGCCATCATCACGAACGTCGAATGGGAGCATGTCGATATCTATCCATCGCCAGACGAGTACGAAGCGGCGTTTCGCACATTTGCCCGACAGGTGGCGCACCCGCAGCGCCTGATCGTCTGCGGTGACAATGCTGGCGCGCGGCGGGTCGTCGGTCATCCTGATGCGCAACAGTACGGCATCGAAGAAGCCATTGCCCGGAATCCGGCATCCTGCCGCCTGGCGCTCATGGACTGGATGGCTGCGAATGTGCGTTACGATGGGTCGATGACCCATTTCGATCTCTGGCGCTACGACCGGCGCACCTGTGGTACACGACTCGAGGGCATGTACACGATGCGGTTGGTTGGCGATCACAACGTGCAGAATGCGCTGGCAGCCATCGCAGCCGCGACAACGCTGGGGATTGATCGAACCGCGATAGGCGCTGCGCTCGCCGAATACCGTGGCGCGCGGCGTCGCTTCGATATTAAAGGCGAAGTGAACGGCATCACGGTGATTGACGATTATGCGCACCATCCGACCGAAGTGCGCGCAACTCTGGCTGCGGCGCGTGCGCGCTTCCCACAGCATCGCATCGTCGTTTACCTGCAACCACATACATTTTCGCGCACGTATGCGATGCTTGATAACTGGACGCATGCATTCGACGCGGCAGATATCGTGCGGATCGGCGATGTCTACCCGGCGCGTGAAACGGGCGAACCGCGCGCTGCGGCTCGCGCGCTTGCCGGGCGCATTGCGCATCCTGATGTTGAGGTTGTCGGAGACGTAGCGACCGCCACAGCAACGATCACGGCATTGTTGCAACCCGGTGATCTCCTGTTGACCCTTGGCGCAGGCGATGGATATCGTGTGGGTGAGATGGCGCTCCTGGCATTGGGGCAGGCGGACGATCAATCGGAATCGAGCGAGACGTGA
- a CDS encoding UDP-N-acetylglucosamine--N-acetylmuramyl-(pentapeptide) pyrophosphoryl-undecaprenol N-acetylglucosamine transferase, producing the protein MRVWLVGGGTGGHVYPALAVAAALNAPGALSAAVETPNRWERARPLDGPWSALYVGSVGGMEAALVARESALPFQAIPAAALRGRNLLTMVRNLATLARGTAAAHRLAERDRPVAILGTGGYVCVPVFLAARLAGIPTMIYLPDVVPGLAVRFLARLSSLVACNVADSGRYLGLEPFDYGEAIARLNAHDRAVRLIVTGYPVRQELFSADRQACRAAFGLCDDLPTLLVAGGSRGSRSINRAIAALLPVLLPFMEIIHVCGREGDVTFLRAAMQELPETLQKRYHLFEYLHGVPEMLTNGAMSPAPTMVAALVAADLAICRSGASTLGELPAVGLPALLVPYPYVHQDENADYLVQRGAAVKISDAALARTTEDGLLFREISRLIHRWDERCAMAERMRALAQPDAARRLAFLLQTLVIRRHTA; encoded by the coding sequence TTGCGCGTCTGGCTGGTTGGTGGCGGAACCGGGGGCCACGTCTATCCGGCGTTGGCCGTCGCCGCGGCGCTCAACGCGCCTGGGGCGCTATCCGCCGCCGTTGAGACGCCGAACCGGTGGGAGCGCGCCAGACCGCTCGATGGCCCATGGTCGGCGCTCTATGTGGGAAGTGTTGGCGGTATGGAAGCAGCGCTGGTGGCGCGTGAGAGCGCTCTGCCGTTCCAGGCAATACCCGCAGCGGCGCTGCGAGGTCGAAATCTCTTGACAATGGTGCGCAATCTGGCGACGCTGGCGCGTGGAACCGCCGCAGCACACCGGCTTGCCGAACGGGATCGACCGGTTGCAATCCTGGGCACCGGCGGCTATGTGTGTGTACCGGTCTTTCTGGCGGCGCGCCTGGCAGGAATACCGACTATGATCTATCTTCCCGACGTGGTTCCCGGGCTCGCAGTGCGATTCCTGGCGCGTCTCTCATCACTGGTTGCCTGTAACGTGGCGGATTCTGGGCGCTATCTGGGGCTGGAACCGTTCGACTATGGTGAGGCTATCGCTCGACTGAATGCGCATGATCGGGCGGTGCGCCTGATCGTCACCGGTTATCCGGTGCGCCAGGAACTGTTTTCTGCCGACCGGCAGGCATGCCGCGCGGCATTCGGGTTGTGCGACGACCTGCCAACGTTGCTCGTTGCCGGCGGCAGCCGCGGTTCGCGCAGTATCAATCGGGCGATTGCTGCACTGCTACCGGTATTGCTCCCATTCATGGAGATCATCCATGTGTGTGGTCGTGAGGGCGATGTCACATTTCTGCGTGCAGCCATGCAGGAGTTGCCAGAGACCCTGCAAAAGCGGTATCATCTGTTCGAGTATCTCCACGGAGTGCCCGAGATGCTTACGAATGGCGCCATGTCTCCAGCGCCAACGATGGTCGCAGCGCTCGTCGCCGCCGATCTGGCAATCTGTCGCAGCGGCGCTTCAACCCTCGGAGAGTTGCCTGCGGTCGGGTTGCCGGCGCTGCTCGTTCCCTACCCATATGTGCACCAGGACGAGAACGCCGATTACCTGGTGCAGCGCGGCGCGGCGGTCAAAATCAGCGATGCGGCGCTCGCGCGCACTACAGAAGACGGGTTGCTCTTTCGCGAAATCTCCCGGCTTATCCATCGCTGGGACGAACGATGCGCCATGGCGGAACGGATGCGGGCGCTGGCGCAACCCGATGCCGCTCGCCGGCTCGCGTTCCTGCTTCAGACGCTGGTGATCAGGAGACACACGGCATGA
- the ftsW gene encoding putative lipid II flippase FtsW: MTETRQRKPDYLLLAAVGTLVLLGLVMVYSASFMRAYADTGDQLYYTWRQMNAAVIGAVALLAAHRIDYRVWRRFSVHLMAGTLFLLALTLILPASMTEANGARSWIRIGAFSVQPSEIAKLTMVIYFADWLSRRGEKLTNVTYGLAPFALMLGVVCGLVMLGRDLGTTIVLVVIAGMVYFAAGANLLHIIGAAIVAGSAFWGLINIAAYRQERIAAWIDPFAHYQGAGYQPVHALYALGSGGLFGVGIGQARQKFFWLPEAHTDAIFAIIGEEFGLIGTLFVVTCFLVIAYRGMRIAGRSSDPFAALLATGITCWLVFQALINIAVVTTLLPFTGLTLPFISYGGTSLAACMAAAGILLNISRHTGATSPGVSYETVTRSGRSESFARLAGWWRNRGPRLSGVGRRRGAQRAWGAIRRR, encoded by the coding sequence ATGACGGAAACGCGCCAACGGAAACCCGACTATCTCTTGCTCGCTGCGGTTGGGACTCTGGTGCTATTAGGGCTGGTCATGGTCTACAGCGCGTCATTTATGCGCGCCTACGCCGACACCGGCGATCAACTCTACTATACCTGGCGCCAGATGAATGCTGCGGTGATCGGCGCGGTCGCGCTGCTGGCGGCGCACCGTATCGATTACCGGGTCTGGCGGCGTTTTTCGGTGCATCTGATGGCAGGCACACTCTTTTTGCTGGCGCTGACGCTGATCCTGCCCGCTTCGATGACCGAAGCGAACGGTGCGCGCAGTTGGATCCGTATCGGCGCCTTCAGTGTGCAACCGTCGGAGATCGCCAAACTGACGATGGTCATCTACTTTGCCGACTGGCTCTCGCGGCGCGGCGAGAAACTGACGAACGTCACCTATGGACTGGCGCCGTTCGCGCTTATGCTCGGCGTGGTGTGCGGTTTAGTGATGCTGGGGCGCGACTTGGGGACAACGATTGTGCTTGTCGTGATTGCCGGCATGGTCTACTTTGCCGCTGGCGCCAACCTGCTGCACATCATCGGTGCGGCGATTGTGGCGGGCAGCGCCTTCTGGGGGCTAATCAACATCGCTGCCTACCGCCAGGAGCGCATCGCCGCCTGGATCGACCCGTTTGCGCACTATCAGGGGGCGGGGTATCAACCGGTTCACGCGCTCTATGCGCTGGGCAGCGGCGGATTGTTCGGCGTCGGAATCGGGCAGGCGCGCCAGAAGTTCTTCTGGCTGCCCGAAGCGCACACCGATGCTATCTTTGCCATTATCGGCGAAGAGTTCGGTCTGATCGGGACGCTATTCGTTGTTACCTGTTTTCTGGTGATCGCCTATCGTGGTATGCGCATTGCCGGGCGTTCGTCCGATCCTTTTGCCGCGCTGCTCGCAACCGGGATTACATGCTGGCTGGTGTTCCAGGCGCTGATCAATATTGCGGTGGTCACGACCCTTCTTCCGTTTACCGGGTTGACATTGCCATTCATCAGTTATGGCGGCACATCACTGGCTGCATGTATGGCAGCGGCCGGGATCCTGTTGAATATTTCGCGCCATACCGGCGCCACATCTCCTGGTGTGTCGTATGAAACGGTCACTCGATCCGGGCGCTCAGAGTCCTTTGCGCGTCTGGCTGGTTGGTGGCGGAACCGGGGGCCACGTCTATCCGGCGTTGGCCGTCGCCGCGGCGCTCAACGCGCCTGGGGCGCTATCCGCCGCCGTTGA
- a CDS encoding rhomboid family intramembrane serine protease, which produces MSNDTHDTDYQRILRNLKAAGRAPEEPAPAGPEPSPAAVQVRFPLFTPWVARVLLTINIIVFVVPSFLDVIGVRIAGTVSVYDFLLIWGAKDNAAIFVGGQYYRFLTAMFLHGGLAHLFFNSFALYSLGFETERLFGAQRFLAIYMLAGLGGGVASYALNPNPSVGASGAIFGLIGALIAFYLVARRVLGGIARQQLGSLIFITLINLALGFTTPYIDNNAHIGGLLTGTLLGWLLAPRFALDMQSYPPTLVRLSLRRGWMLTLAVLVALVALIAIIAPPI; this is translated from the coding sequence GTGAGCAACGATACGCACGATACCGATTATCAGCGCATCCTGCGGAATCTCAAAGCGGCAGGACGCGCGCCGGAAGAGCCGGCGCCTGCCGGACCAGAACCATCGCCAGCGGCAGTGCAGGTGCGGTTCCCACTCTTTACCCCATGGGTTGCGCGTGTGCTGTTGACGATCAACATCATCGTCTTTGTCGTTCCGTCGTTTCTCGATGTGATCGGCGTTCGAATCGCGGGAACGGTGAGCGTCTACGACTTCCTGCTCATCTGGGGCGCGAAAGACAACGCTGCCATTTTTGTCGGCGGTCAATACTACCGATTTCTGACTGCCATGTTTCTGCATGGCGGACTGGCGCACCTGTTCTTCAATTCGTTTGCGCTCTATTCGCTGGGATTCGAGACGGAACGGCTCTTCGGCGCGCAGCGTTTCCTGGCGATCTATATGCTTGCCGGTCTGGGAGGCGGCGTGGCATCCTATGCGCTCAACCCCAACCCTTCCGTTGGCGCATCCGGCGCGATCTTTGGTCTGATCGGCGCATTGATTGCGTTCTACCTGGTTGCGCGTCGGGTGTTGGGCGGCATTGCGCGTCAGCAACTCGGGAGCCTGATCTTCATTACGTTGATCAATTTGGCGCTGGGGTTCACCACACCCTACATCGACAACAATGCACACATCGGCGGGCTGCTAACCGGCACACTTCTCGGATGGCTGCTGGCGCCACGCTTCGCACTCGATATGCAATCCTACCCGCCGACACTGGTGCGGCTCAGTCTGCGGCGTGGATGGATGCTGACGCTGGCAGTTTTGGTCGCGTTGGTCGCGTTGATTGCGATCATCGCGCCGCCGATCTAG
- the murD gene encoding UDP-N-acetylmuramoyl-L-alanine--D-glutamate ligase yields MHLNGKRALVMGLGVHGGGVGVARFLALQGAEVTVTDLRPPDDLRASLDALAGLPIRFVLGEHREADFRQAEIVVRNPAVPPTSRYLQIARAAGAAIEMEMTLFFRLCPGPILGVTGTKGKTTTTLLLGAMLREQFPDTVVAGNLRISALDQLPSISATTPVVLELSSFVLEGLGEAGLSPKIACITTIAPDHLDRHGTMEAYIQAKEEIWRHQRPGDPVVLCADSPIMRAMAVVDRRPGDMVWFAGAKGSDVYRLKGDRRAFWRGDELIWHDRSTEGSITHTVICTRDDVRLPGAHNLANIAAATAAACAFGIAPEHIRRAVRAFAGVEHRLEFVRELDGVCYINDTAATAPEAAIAALRTFDAPIVLIAGGADKNLPFDAFAREIAQRASAVILLQGSATPKLLDALRAARASVAIHGPYDDFEQALDTARRIAAPGEIVLLSPGCASFGMFRNEFHRGDTFRRIVQSFT; encoded by the coding sequence ATGCACCTGAACGGGAAGCGCGCACTGGTCATGGGGCTTGGCGTTCACGGCGGCGGGGTCGGCGTTGCGCGCTTCCTTGCGCTCCAGGGCGCGGAGGTGACGGTTACCGATCTGCGACCGCCCGACGACCTGCGTGCATCACTCGACGCGCTCGCCGGACTGCCGATCCGCTTCGTGCTCGGCGAGCATCGGGAAGCCGATTTTCGTCAGGCTGAGATTGTGGTGCGCAACCCGGCTGTGCCGCCAACATCGCGCTACCTGCAAATCGCGCGCGCGGCAGGCGCAGCCATCGAAATGGAAATGACCCTCTTCTTCCGGCTCTGCCCTGGACCAATCCTCGGCGTCACCGGGACAAAAGGCAAAACGACGACAACGTTGCTCCTCGGTGCGATGCTGCGGGAACAGTTCCCGGATACCGTGGTTGCCGGCAATCTGCGCATTTCTGCACTCGATCAGTTGCCTTCGATCAGCGCCACCACCCCGGTGGTGCTGGAGCTGTCGTCGTTCGTGCTCGAGGGATTGGGCGAAGCCGGGTTAAGTCCGAAGATCGCCTGCATCACCACGATTGCGCCGGATCATCTCGACCGGCACGGCACGATGGAGGCGTACATTCAGGCAAAAGAAGAAATCTGGCGACATCAGCGCCCCGGTGATCCTGTGGTGCTGTGTGCCGACTCGCCGATCATGCGCGCAATGGCGGTCGTTGATCGGCGTCCTGGTGATATGGTCTGGTTCGCTGGCGCAAAAGGATCGGACGTCTATCGCCTGAAAGGAGATCGCAGAGCGTTTTGGCGCGGCGATGAATTGATCTGGCATGATCGGTCAACCGAAGGAAGCATCACCCATACGGTCATCTGCACCAGGGACGATGTGCGACTGCCCGGCGCCCACAATCTGGCGAATATTGCGGCTGCAACCGCCGCCGCCTGCGCCTTCGGCATCGCTCCTGAGCACATCCGGCGCGCTGTGCGCGCCTTTGCCGGCGTCGAGCACCGGCTTGAGTTCGTCCGCGAACTCGATGGCGTGTGCTATATCAACGACACAGCAGCAACAGCGCCCGAAGCAGCCATTGCTGCACTCCGCACCTTCGACGCCCCAATCGTGTTGATCGCGGGCGGCGCCGATAAGAATCTGCCGTTCGACGCTTTTGCGCGCGAGATCGCACAGCGCGCCAGTGCAGTGATCCTGCTCCAGGGATCCGCGACGCCGAAGCTGCTGGATGCGTTGCGCGCGGCGCGCGCCAGCGTCGCCATCCACGGACCATATGACGATTTCGAGCAAGCACTCGATACTGCCCGTCGGATCGCTGCGCCTGGCGAAATTGTGCTCCTTTCGCCAGGATGCGCCAGTTTTGGCATGTTCCGCAATGAGTTTCATCGTGGCGACACATTTCGCCGCATCGTCCAGAGTTTTACGTGA
- the mraY gene encoding phospho-N-acetylmuramoyl-pentapeptide-transferase: MARALLLAAAAFVLTLATGGYWIRFLRRHRIGKQIRLEGPQSHQIKTGTPTMGGIIILLPVIVLTVAFNLIDRWSILLPLAVLVAFAILGAIDDYMSLVGSRSKTYGFTPRTKMALMMLIAFGAALALYLPPPFGLANFGQVRVPFMGQFDIGLWFIPFAMLIIVGTSNAVNLTDGLDSLAGWNLTLAFAAYGVITFLNGEFINLMAFCFTLVGACAAFLWYNAHPAQVFMGDLGSLSLGAVLGVIALQSQQWLLLPVVGLVFVAEALSVILQVGYFKWTKRRTGVGRRIFKMSPLHNHFELLGWSETQVMQRFVLVGMVAALVGISLALTINEAQRARMTVERPAITVER; this comes from the coding sequence ATGGCAAGGGCGCTGCTGCTGGCGGCAGCCGCCTTTGTTCTGACCCTCGCAACGGGTGGATACTGGATCCGGTTCCTGCGTCGCCATCGAATCGGCAAGCAGATCCGTCTCGAAGGACCGCAGAGCCACCAGATCAAGACCGGCACGCCAACGATGGGTGGAATTATCATCCTGCTGCCGGTGATTGTCCTGACTGTTGCGTTCAACCTGATTGATCGCTGGTCAATCCTGCTGCCACTCGCCGTTCTGGTCGCATTCGCAATTCTCGGCGCCATCGACGATTATATGTCGCTGGTCGGCAGCCGGTCGAAGACGTATGGCTTTACGCCGCGCACCAAGATGGCACTGATGATGCTGATCGCCTTTGGCGCTGCGCTGGCGCTCTACCTGCCACCGCCGTTCGGTCTGGCAAACTTTGGGCAGGTGCGCGTTCCGTTTATGGGGCAGTTCGACATTGGTCTGTGGTTCATTCCGTTTGCGATGCTGATTATCGTTGGCACGAGCAACGCGGTGAACCTCACCGACGGACTCGACAGTCTGGCGGGCTGGAACCTGACACTGGCATTCGCCGCTTATGGGGTGATTACGTTCCTGAACGGCGAATTTATCAACCTGATGGCGTTCTGTTTCACGCTGGTCGGCGCATGCGCGGCATTCCTCTGGTACAACGCGCATCCGGCGCAGGTGTTCATGGGCGATCTCGGATCACTGTCGCTGGGCGCAGTGCTGGGAGTCATTGCCCTGCAATCGCAGCAGTGGTTGCTGTTGCCGGTCGTCGGTCTGGTCTTTGTCGCAGAAGCGCTCTCGGTCATTCTTCAGGTCGGGTATTTCAAATGGACCAAACGACGCACCGGCGTCGGACGGCGGATTTTCAAGATGTCGCCGCTGCACAATCACTTCGAATTGCTCGGTTGGAGCGAAACGCAGGTGATGCAACGCTTCGTGCTGGTGGGCATGGTGGCGGCGCTGGTCGGCATTTCGCTGGCATTGACGATCAACGAAGCGCAGCGGGCGCGGATGACGGTCGAACGTCCGGCGATTACGGTAGAACGATAG
- a CDS encoding UDP-N-acetylmuramoyl-tripeptide--D-alanyl-D-alanine ligase: MNRLCYNAAGFREPYSSGETAVLRLDEVLPGVQEEVNRRIHALPPALMQVAFSEAVIDSRLATSECLFVALRGERVDGHEFLADAAARGARGALVRRSKVSSLTLERPYVVIDPVTGEGLERATPDTMLLIAVDDPQAALNRLAAYHRGMYNPVVIGITGSVGKTSTKEVTAGVLQRSFRTLKSPRSYNSEATLPIVLLKLTADHQVAVLEMGMYGPGEIAHLAALARPRLGIVTNVGPSHLERMGSIEAIQRAKSELPQALPEDGFAILNIDDPRVRAMAEVTRARPFFYGLDPAADLWADAIESRGLQGVSFRVHYQGDGLHLTLPLLGRHSVHTALAAASAGLLLGMEWEAIIAGLRSEGAQLRLLAVPGINQTTLIDDTYNASPASMQAALNLLAELDGRRIAILGDMLELGSIEEEAHRMVGARAAEVAQILIAVGQRARWIANEAQQAGLPADQVYAVDDNDAAAHLARNLLAPGDFVLIKGSRGMFMETIVSQLQAHRP; the protein is encoded by the coding sequence GTGAACAGGTTATGTTACAATGCCGCCGGATTTCGTGAACCGTACAGTTCAGGAGAAACGGCGGTGTTGCGACTGGACGAAGTGCTGCCCGGCGTGCAGGAGGAGGTCAATCGGCGCATCCATGCGCTGCCTCCCGCGTTGATGCAGGTCGCCTTTAGCGAAGCAGTAATCGATTCGCGTCTGGCGACGTCGGAGTGCCTGTTTGTCGCATTGCGCGGCGAACGGGTCGATGGCCACGAATTTCTGGCGGACGCGGCGGCGCGTGGCGCGCGCGGCGCTTTAGTGCGCCGCAGCAAAGTGTCGAGCCTGACGCTCGAACGCCCTTATGTGGTGATCGATCCGGTTACCGGTGAGGGTCTCGAACGGGCGACGCCCGACACGATGCTGTTGATCGCTGTCGATGATCCGCAGGCGGCGCTGAACCGGCTGGCCGCCTATCACCGGGGGATGTACAACCCCGTCGTGATCGGCATCACCGGGAGCGTGGGCAAAACCTCGACGAAAGAGGTGACCGCCGGCGTTCTTCAGCGCAGCTTTCGCACCTTAAAAAGCCCAAGAAGTTACAACAGCGAGGCGACATTGCCCATCGTGCTGCTTAAACTTACCGCCGACCATCAGGTGGCAGTGCTCGAGATGGGTATGTACGGGCCGGGCGAGATCGCGCATCTTGCGGCTCTCGCCCGACCACGCCTCGGCATCGTCACGAATGTGGGACCATCGCACCTTGAGCGTATGGGAAGCATCGAAGCCATTCAGCGCGCCAAAAGCGAACTGCCGCAGGCGTTGCCGGAGGATGGGTTCGCCATCCTCAACATCGACGATCCGCGTGTGCGTGCGATGGCGGAGGTGACGCGCGCCCGACCGTTTTTCTACGGTCTCGACCCGGCAGCCGACCTGTGGGCGGACGCGATCGAGAGCCGCGGTTTGCAGGGCGTCAGTTTTCGGGTGCATTATCAGGGGGATGGTTTGCATCTGACGCTGCCGTTGTTGGGGCGGCATAGCGTGCATACAGCGCTCGCGGCTGCTTCCGCCGGGTTGTTGCTTGGCATGGAATGGGAAGCGATCATCGCCGGGTTGCGTAGCGAAGGCGCCCAACTCAGGCTACTGGCAGTTCCGGGCATCAACCAGACGACGCTGATCGACGACACGTACAACGCCTCGCCTGCCTCGATGCAGGCAGCGCTCAACCTTCTGGCAGAACTCGATGGTCGGCGGATCGCCATCCTGGGCGATATGCTGGAGTTGGGGAGCATCGAGGAAGAGGCGCACCGCATGGTCGGGGCGCGGGCGGCGGAAGTGGCGCAGATTCTGATCGCTGTCGGGCAGCGCGCGCGCTGGATTGCCAATGAGGCGCAGCAGGCGGGATTGCCCGCTGATCAGGTGTACGCGGTTGACGACAATGATGCAGCGGCGCACCTGGCGCGCAACCTGCTTGCACCTGGCGACTTTGTGTTGATCAAAGGGTCGCGCGGCATGTTTATGGAAACGATTGTGTCACAGTTGCAGGCACATCGTCCATAA